A stretch of the Clavibacter sp. B3I6 genome encodes the following:
- a CDS encoding sodium:proton antiporter: MPEIIAWVVSFVVVTVAVSGIAGRAGWSAPVTLVAVGAVASFVPGVPQIEIEPDAVLYGLLPPLLFAAAIRTPLADIRARRDSIVVLSVGVVVVTLVVFGLALWALVPAVGLAAALALGAVVAPTDAVAVSAVAGRVRLPRRVMSILETESLLNDATALVALNTAIAAIVGIVHPVDVAGGFAVAVLLGVAVGLAVAFLFSAVRRFLRSAVLDTSLSLAIPYVAFIPAQELGGSGVLAVVAAGLVLGYRAPLIQSAEARIAESVNWRTIQFLLENAVFLLIGLSLAGIVRGLPESSLDGWAIAGVSILLLAVLTAARFASVALAKVLFDHGPARMRARTWTWRTVTAVSSAGVRGVVTLAAAFLLPAETPERELLQFLAFVMVAGTLLGGLALPSIIRRLRLGHSADDQERSDRDRLLDEARGAGLAARDEALREGDDGPGDDALPETTAERLTHDRVRRRMIDAERTAVLVARREGRYPEIAVRAVLGMIDAEDVALGRREADDAR, encoded by the coding sequence ATGCCCGAGATCATCGCCTGGGTCGTCTCCTTCGTCGTCGTCACCGTGGCGGTGTCCGGCATCGCCGGTCGCGCGGGCTGGTCGGCTCCCGTCACGCTGGTGGCGGTGGGGGCGGTCGCGTCGTTCGTGCCCGGGGTGCCGCAGATCGAGATCGAGCCGGACGCCGTGCTCTACGGGCTGCTGCCGCCGCTCCTGTTCGCCGCGGCCATCCGCACGCCGCTCGCGGACATCCGGGCCCGGCGCGACAGCATCGTGGTGCTCTCGGTGGGCGTCGTCGTGGTGACCCTCGTCGTGTTCGGGCTCGCGCTGTGGGCGCTCGTGCCCGCGGTCGGGCTGGCGGCGGCGCTCGCGCTGGGCGCGGTCGTGGCGCCCACGGACGCGGTCGCGGTGTCGGCCGTGGCGGGACGCGTGCGGCTCCCGCGGCGCGTGATGTCGATCCTCGAGACCGAGAGCCTCCTCAACGACGCGACCGCGCTCGTCGCCCTCAACACGGCCATCGCCGCGATCGTCGGCATCGTGCACCCGGTCGACGTCGCGGGCGGGTTCGCGGTCGCCGTGCTGCTGGGCGTCGCCGTGGGCCTCGCCGTCGCGTTCCTGTTCTCCGCGGTCCGCCGGTTCCTCCGCTCCGCCGTGCTCGACACGAGCCTCTCGCTCGCGATCCCGTACGTCGCGTTCATCCCCGCGCAGGAGCTCGGCGGATCCGGCGTGCTCGCGGTCGTCGCCGCGGGCCTCGTGCTCGGGTACCGCGCGCCGCTGATCCAGTCGGCCGAGGCGCGGATCGCCGAGTCGGTGAACTGGCGGACGATCCAGTTCCTGCTCGAGAACGCGGTCTTCCTGCTCATCGGGCTGAGCCTCGCCGGCATCGTGCGGGGGCTGCCCGAGTCGAGCCTCGACGGCTGGGCCATCGCCGGGGTGTCGATCCTGCTGCTCGCGGTGCTCACCGCCGCGCGCTTCGCCTCCGTGGCGCTCGCCAAGGTGCTCTTCGACCACGGTCCGGCCCGGATGCGGGCGCGCACCTGGACCTGGCGGACGGTCACGGCCGTCTCCTCCGCCGGGGTGCGCGGCGTGGTGACGCTCGCCGCCGCGTTCCTCCTGCCCGCGGAGACGCCCGAGCGGGAGCTCCTCCAGTTCCTCGCCTTCGTGATGGTGGCGGGCACGCTCCTGGGCGGGCTCGCGCTGCCGTCGATCATCCGCCGTCTCCGCCTCGGCCACTCCGCCGACGACCAGGAGCGCTCCGACCGCGACCGCCTCCTCGACGAGGCCCGCGGGGCGGGGCTCGCGGCGCGCGACGAGGCGCTGCGCGAGGGCGACGACGGCCCGGGCGACGACGCGCTGCCCGAGACGACCGCCGAGCGGCTCACCCACGACCGGGTGCGGCGCCGCATGATCGACGCCGAGCGGACCGCCGTGCTCGTCGCCCGGCGCGAGGGCCGCTACCCGGAGATCGCGGTGCGCGCCGTGCTCGGGATGATCGACGCGGAGGACGTGGCGCTCGGCCGGCGCGAGGCGGACGACGCGCGCTGA
- a CDS encoding NTP transferase domain-containing protein produces the protein MSGAALDLRAEPELPAALAAALPAARAPGDPLLAADTAAVVLAGGRASRLGGIDKTALARDGAAAGASLLAEAVRAASGCARTVVVGLGNRPGGATDAQRRAAGSARLVDEQPAHGGPAAALAAGVRDLSGAAPTAWILVLAADLARAPEAAAALLPLRRDAVHAAGRDAILARDPDGRAQPLLALYRATSLRAALAAVDADAGLDGASVRRVLAALDADRIAYADLPARLCADVDTPADALAHGLRLPDDRIPDDR, from the coding sequence ATGAGCGGAGCAGCGCTCGACCTGCGCGCCGAGCCCGAGCTCCCGGCCGCGCTCGCGGCAGCGCTCCCGGCCGCCCGCGCGCCGGGCGACCCGCTCCTCGCCGCCGACACGGCCGCCGTGGTGCTCGCCGGCGGCCGGGCGAGCCGGCTCGGCGGCATCGACAAGACCGCGCTCGCGCGCGACGGGGCCGCAGCCGGCGCCTCGCTGCTCGCGGAGGCCGTCCGCGCCGCGTCCGGGTGCGCGCGCACCGTCGTCGTCGGTCTGGGCAACCGACCGGGCGGCGCGACGGACGCGCAGCGCCGAGCCGCCGGATCCGCGCGGCTCGTGGACGAGCAGCCCGCGCACGGCGGGCCCGCCGCGGCCCTCGCCGCCGGGGTCCGGGACCTGTCGGGCGCCGCCCCGACCGCGTGGATCCTCGTCCTCGCCGCCGACCTCGCCCGCGCCCCCGAGGCGGCCGCCGCGCTCCTGCCGCTCCGGCGCGACGCGGTGCACGCCGCCGGGCGCGACGCGATCCTCGCCCGCGACCCCGACGGGCGCGCCCAGCCGCTCCTCGCCCTCTACCGCGCGACGTCGCTCCGGGCGGCACTCGCCGCGGTCGACGCGGACGCGGGCCTCGACGGCGCGTCCGTCCGCCGCGTGCTCGCCGCCCTCGACGCGGACCGCATCGCGTACGCCGACCTCCCCGCCCGGCTCTGCGCCGACGTGGACACGCCCGCCGACGCGCTCGCGCACGGGCTCCGCCTCCCCGACGACAGGATCCCCGATGACCGCTGA
- a CDS encoding DUF6457 domain-containing protein, translating into MAALLELPAQEVDVALVLDLARDAAHGIARPAAPLTTFLLGLAVGRAGGGAADARRLAAEITAEIDHMRDPVGPVAADGGAALVDDLLRADQAPPVPESDLGGRA; encoded by the coding sequence GTGGCCGCGCTCCTCGAGCTGCCCGCGCAGGAGGTCGACGTCGCCCTCGTGCTCGACCTGGCGCGCGACGCCGCGCACGGGATCGCCCGGCCGGCCGCGCCGCTCACCACCTTCCTGCTGGGGCTCGCGGTCGGCCGCGCGGGAGGCGGGGCGGCGGACGCGCGCCGGCTCGCGGCGGAGATCACGGCCGAGATCGACCACATGCGGGATCCGGTCGGCCCGGTCGCCGCCGACGGCGGGGCGGCGCTCGTCGACGACCTGCTGCGCGCCGACCAGGCGCCGCCCGTGCCCGAGTCCGACCTGGGCGGCCGCGCGTGA
- a CDS encoding molybdopterin molybdotransferase MoeA, whose translation MTPGRATGTASTGTASTGTDPAGTDPAGTAPARATAPPTALRDASWDDARAAARRLGARMAGCLPAAPELVPLDAAGGRILAHDLRARADLPATAVSAMDGWAVGSPGSGPWRVGAAVLAGHAPSAVPLGPRDARPIATGAPVPPATAGVLRSEHGDVAGGVLRPNALAPVGGARAGAEIRPAGEEARRDDVLLPAGTRLTAVRLGLAAAAGHDVLPAVAPCPADVVHLGDEVVARGVPAPGRVRDAIGPALPALLAACGLAAGSATRVPDDARATRDAIARGTAPLVVTTGGSSRGPADHVRAALDSLRARLVIDAVRMRPGHPVMLAELPDGRAVLCLPGNPLAAVACLLSLAPPLADGLAGRVAPALPRWTAGADLPGGGSTTRLVACALDADGRLVPVAAQGPGMLRGLAAADALAVVPSAGARAGDAVRAIPLPG comes from the coding sequence GTGACGCCGGGCCGCGCGACCGGCACGGCGAGCACCGGGACGGCGAGTACCGGCACGGACCCCGCCGGTACGGACCCCGCCGGCACGGCCCCCGCGCGCGCGACCGCTCCGCCGACCGCCCTCCGGGACGCGTCGTGGGACGACGCCCGCGCGGCGGCCCGCCGGCTCGGCGCGCGCATGGCCGGGTGCCTCCCCGCCGCCCCCGAGCTCGTGCCGCTGGACGCCGCGGGCGGGCGGATCCTCGCCCACGACCTCCGCGCCCGCGCGGACCTCCCCGCGACGGCGGTGTCCGCGATGGACGGCTGGGCCGTCGGATCCCCCGGGTCCGGCCCGTGGCGCGTCGGCGCGGCCGTGCTCGCGGGGCACGCCCCCTCCGCCGTCCCCCTCGGCCCACGCGACGCGCGGCCCATCGCGACCGGCGCGCCCGTCCCGCCCGCGACCGCGGGCGTCCTCCGCAGCGAGCACGGCGACGTCGCCGGAGGCGTCCTCCGCCCCAACGCGCTCGCGCCCGTCGGCGGCGCGCGGGCCGGCGCGGAGATCCGGCCGGCGGGCGAGGAGGCGCGGCGCGACGACGTCCTGCTCCCTGCGGGCACCCGGCTGACGGCGGTGCGCCTCGGCCTCGCGGCCGCCGCGGGCCACGACGTCCTGCCGGCGGTCGCGCCGTGCCCGGCCGACGTGGTCCACCTCGGCGACGAGGTCGTCGCGCGCGGCGTCCCCGCGCCGGGTCGCGTGCGCGACGCCATCGGCCCCGCGCTGCCCGCGCTCCTCGCCGCCTGCGGGCTCGCGGCCGGATCCGCGACCCGCGTCCCCGACGACGCCCGCGCGACGCGCGACGCGATCGCCCGCGGCACCGCGCCGCTCGTCGTGACGACGGGCGGCAGCTCCCGCGGCCCCGCCGACCACGTGCGCGCCGCCCTCGACTCCCTGCGCGCGCGCCTCGTCATCGACGCCGTGCGCATGCGGCCGGGCCACCCCGTGATGCTCGCCGAGCTCCCCGACGGGCGCGCCGTGCTCTGCCTCCCCGGCAACCCGCTCGCCGCCGTCGCGTGCCTGCTCTCGCTCGCCCCGCCGCTCGCGGACGGCCTCGCCGGGCGCGTCGCCCCCGCGCTGCCGCGGTGGACGGCGGGCGCCGACCTGCCGGGGGGCGGATCCACGACCCGGCTCGTCGCGTGCGCCCTCGACGCGGACGGCCGGCTCGTGCCCGTCGCCGCGCAGGGACCGGGGATGCTCCGGGGCCTCGCCGCCGCGGACGCGCTGGCGGTCGTGCCGTCGGCCGGGGCGCGCGCGGGCGACGCCGTGCGCGCGATCCCGCTGCCCGGCTGA
- a CDS encoding FAD-dependent oxidoreductase, producing the protein MADGDGGATRVLVVGHGPVAARLVEGLLPAVRAGILRVVVAGAEDEDPYNRVLVAEHAVGRADRARLEVADTAAAEAAGVRVIRHGAVVGVDRAERTATLHTGEVLPWDRLVLATGARAHVPPMDGLDASRHVRGDAPRDPDALDHGRHPLPAGVVALRDLKDARAVLAAVRAGRRIVVLGAGVLGMELALAAAEQGADVVAVHHGDVPMARNLDRGGGRTLSHAADAAGVAVAAHARAEGVLLHDRGTDDERFQALLLADGGRIDGDLLVLSCGVTARDELATAAGLAVGRGVLVDAELRSWTDPAVHAIGDCAHVAAPGSARADGQVAGGPSGLIGPGWRQADALAGLLAAEAEAASGRAAGSAGGRTSAAAPTPALPGDTGRPPVVMLKAEGVDVVAGGDVAAEPWDDPPARRRRPGRAHAASCGAEAPDADAPSPREVAVWTDPARGAYVKTVTRDGILVGFVSVGMPRAGAELTLLFERRGELPADRSVLLRLDAADAGALPAGDPLAPDATVCWCNGVTAGTIAEAAAGGAGTVEEIGACTRAGTGCGTCRGRIQEVLASAGGRAAALM; encoded by the coding sequence GTGGCTGACGGGGACGGCGGCGCGACGCGCGTGCTGGTCGTCGGCCACGGACCCGTCGCCGCGCGGCTGGTCGAGGGGCTGCTGCCGGCGGTGCGCGCGGGGATCCTCCGCGTCGTCGTCGCAGGCGCCGAGGACGAGGACCCGTACAACCGCGTGCTCGTCGCGGAGCACGCCGTGGGGCGCGCCGACCGGGCGCGCCTCGAGGTGGCCGACACGGCGGCCGCCGAGGCCGCGGGCGTGCGAGTGATCCGGCACGGCGCGGTGGTCGGGGTCGACCGCGCAGAGCGGACCGCGACCCTGCACACCGGCGAGGTCCTGCCCTGGGACCGGCTCGTCCTCGCCACGGGCGCCCGCGCGCACGTGCCGCCGATGGACGGGCTCGACGCGTCCCGGCACGTCCGCGGCGACGCCCCGCGGGATCCGGACGCGCTCGACCACGGGCGGCACCCGCTCCCCGCGGGCGTCGTCGCGCTCCGCGACTTGAAGGACGCGCGCGCCGTGCTCGCCGCCGTCAGGGCCGGGCGGCGCATCGTCGTGCTCGGCGCGGGGGTGCTGGGCATGGAGCTCGCGCTCGCCGCGGCCGAGCAGGGCGCCGACGTCGTGGCCGTGCACCACGGCGACGTCCCGATGGCGCGGAACCTCGACCGCGGCGGCGGCCGGACGCTCAGCCACGCGGCCGACGCGGCGGGCGTGGCGGTGGCGGCGCACGCGCGGGCCGAGGGCGTGCTGCTGCACGACCGCGGGACCGACGACGAGCGCTTCCAGGCGCTCCTGCTGGCCGACGGCGGGCGGATCGACGGCGACCTCCTCGTGCTGTCCTGCGGCGTCACGGCGCGCGACGAGCTCGCCACCGCCGCGGGACTCGCCGTGGGGCGCGGCGTGCTCGTGGACGCGGAGCTCCGGAGCTGGACCGACCCGGCCGTGCACGCGATCGGGGACTGCGCGCACGTCGCGGCACCGGGATCCGCGCGGGCCGACGGGCAGGTCGCGGGCGGGCCGTCCGGCCTCATCGGGCCGGGCTGGCGGCAGGCCGACGCGCTCGCCGGGCTGCTGGCCGCCGAGGCGGAGGCGGCGTCCGGACGGGCGGCGGGATCGGCGGGCGGGCGCACGAGCGCGGCGGCCCCGACCCCCGCCCTCCCGGGCGACACCGGTCGCCCTCCCGTCGTGATGCTCAAGGCCGAGGGGGTCGACGTGGTCGCGGGCGGCGACGTCGCCGCCGAGCCGTGGGACGACCCGCCCGCGCGGCGCCGGCGTCCCGGTCGCGCGCATGCCGCGTCCTGCGGGGCGGAGGCGCCCGACGCGGACGCGCCGTCCCCGCGCGAGGTGGCCGTGTGGACCGACCCGGCACGCGGCGCCTACGTCAAGACCGTGACGCGCGACGGGATCCTCGTGGGCTTCGTCTCCGTCGGCATGCCCCGCGCGGGCGCCGAGCTCACCCTCCTCTTCGAGCGCCGCGGCGAGCTCCCCGCTGACCGGTCCGTGCTCCTCCGCCTCGACGCCGCCGACGCCGGGGCCCTGCCGGCCGGCGATCCGCTCGCGCCCGACGCGACCGTCTGCTGGTGCAACGGCGTCACGGCGGGGACCATCGCGGAGGCCGCCGCGGGCGGCGCCGGGACGGTCGAGGAGATCGGCGCGTGCACGCGCGCGGGCACCGGCTGCGGCACGTGCCGGGGGCGGATCCAGGAGGTCCTCGCGTCGGCGGGCGGCCGGGCGGCGGCGCTGATGTGA
- a CDS encoding molybdopterin oxidoreductase family protein, which produces MTMTPTGAAAAPADPPIAIAGRDFPTNRGGLCRKGWTSAEVLTAAGRLTHPLVRDASGELVRATWDDALDLVADRLRDSRARFGADSVGVFGGGGLTNEKAYQLGKFARIALGTSRIDYNGRFCMSSAAAAGNRAFGVDRGLPFPVADLDGASTILLLGSNVAATMPPFIGHLGGARAAGGLVVVDPRRSATAHLADDGQGIHLQPAPGTDLVLLLGLIHVVLAEGLADDAYVAARTTGVDAVRRSANAWWPERVQSVTGVPVAELRRVARRLADGRGTFILTGRGVEQHVDGTDTATAAIDLALLLGLPGRRGSGYGTLTGQGNGQGGREHGQKCDQLPGYRRIGDPVARAHVAAVWGVEPEAIPGPGVPAVELLGELGEPGGIRCLLVHGSNVVVSAPDVTAVRRGLARLDLLVVCDLVLSETAALADVVLPVTQWAEEEGTTTSLEGRVIRRRRAVAPPPEVRGELEVLAELARRLHAPSTWPTDPAVVFDELARASAGGIADYSGLSHALLDDDAVEAFWPYPVGSTGTPRLFADRFAHPDGRARLVAVTPRDVTAGDPAPVGGALTLVTGRLLEHYQSGAQTRRVPELQGAQPVARLQIHPSAAVRLGIVHGAPVAVANARGEVRAVAEVTAGIRHDTVFLPFHYAGSECANLLTAAAVDPVSAMPEFKRTPVTVRALATAEEAARG; this is translated from the coding sequence ATGACCATGACGCCCACGGGGGCCGCCGCGGCGCCCGCCGACCCGCCGATCGCGATCGCCGGCCGCGACTTCCCCACGAACCGCGGCGGCCTCTGCCGCAAGGGCTGGACCAGCGCCGAGGTGCTCACGGCGGCAGGGCGGCTCACGCACCCGCTCGTGCGGGACGCGTCCGGCGAGCTCGTCCGCGCGACCTGGGACGACGCGCTCGACCTCGTCGCCGACCGGCTCCGCGACAGCCGCGCGCGCTTCGGCGCGGACTCCGTGGGCGTCTTCGGCGGCGGCGGCCTCACCAACGAGAAGGCGTACCAGCTCGGCAAGTTCGCCCGGATCGCGCTCGGCACCTCGCGCATCGACTACAACGGCCGGTTCTGCATGTCGTCCGCGGCGGCCGCCGGCAACCGCGCCTTCGGCGTCGACCGCGGCCTGCCGTTCCCGGTGGCGGACCTCGACGGCGCATCCACGATCCTGCTGCTCGGCTCGAACGTCGCCGCCACCATGCCGCCCTTCATCGGCCACCTCGGCGGCGCGCGGGCCGCGGGCGGGCTCGTGGTGGTGGATCCGCGCCGCTCGGCCACCGCGCACCTCGCGGACGACGGCCAGGGGATCCACCTGCAGCCCGCGCCCGGGACCGACCTCGTGCTGCTGCTCGGGCTCATCCACGTCGTGCTCGCGGAGGGCCTCGCCGACGACGCCTACGTCGCGGCAAGGACCACGGGCGTCGACGCCGTCCGCCGGAGCGCCAACGCCTGGTGGCCCGAGCGCGTGCAGTCCGTGACGGGCGTGCCGGTCGCGGAGCTGCGCCGGGTCGCCCGGCGGCTCGCGGACGGGCGCGGCACCTTCATCCTCACGGGCCGCGGCGTCGAGCAGCACGTCGACGGCACCGACACCGCGACCGCCGCGATCGACCTCGCGCTCCTGCTCGGGCTGCCGGGCCGGCGCGGATCCGGCTACGGCACCCTCACCGGCCAGGGCAACGGGCAGGGCGGGCGCGAGCACGGGCAGAAGTGCGACCAGCTGCCCGGCTACCGGCGCATCGGCGACCCGGTCGCCCGCGCGCACGTCGCCGCGGTGTGGGGCGTGGAGCCCGAGGCGATCCCCGGGCCGGGCGTCCCCGCGGTGGAGCTCCTCGGCGAGCTGGGGGAGCCGGGAGGGATCCGCTGCCTCCTCGTCCACGGCTCGAACGTGGTCGTCTCCGCGCCCGACGTGACCGCCGTGCGGCGCGGCCTCGCGCGCCTCGACCTGCTCGTCGTGTGCGACCTCGTGCTCTCGGAGACCGCCGCGCTCGCCGACGTGGTGCTGCCCGTCACGCAGTGGGCCGAGGAGGAGGGCACGACGACCTCGCTCGAGGGCCGCGTGATCCGCCGGCGTCGCGCCGTCGCCCCGCCGCCGGAGGTGCGCGGCGAGCTCGAGGTGCTGGCCGAGCTGGCCCGCAGGCTCCACGCCCCCTCAACCTGGCCGACCGACCCCGCCGTCGTGTTCGACGAGCTCGCGCGCGCCTCCGCGGGCGGCATCGCCGACTACTCCGGCCTCAGCCATGCGCTCCTCGACGACGACGCGGTGGAGGCCTTCTGGCCGTACCCCGTCGGATCCACGGGCACGCCCCGCCTCTTCGCCGACCGGTTCGCGCACCCGGACGGCCGCGCGCGGCTCGTCGCGGTGACGCCGCGGGACGTGACGGCGGGGGATCCCGCGCCCGTCGGCGGCGCGCTCACGCTCGTCACCGGACGGCTGCTCGAGCACTACCAGTCGGGCGCGCAGACGCGGCGGGTGCCGGAGCTGCAGGGCGCGCAGCCCGTGGCGCGGCTGCAGATCCACCCGTCGGCGGCCGTGCGGCTGGGGATCGTGCACGGCGCGCCGGTCGCGGTGGCCAACGCGCGCGGGGAGGTGCGGGCGGTCGCGGAGGTGACGGCGGGGATCCGGCACGACACGGTGTTCCTGCCCTTCCACTACGCGGGATCCGAGTGCGCGAACCTGCTCACGGCCGCGGCCGTCGACCCCGTCTCCGCCATGCCCGAGTTCAAGCGCACGCCCGTGACCGTCCGCGCCCTCGCGACGGCCGAGGAGGCGGCGCGTGGCTGA
- a CDS encoding MFS transporter, whose amino-acid sequence MTELLPPATGRTAPAPERPTAPPAVDAPSAPAPGARTVDAHGASAPGLTFRDGSVIDGWDPEDARQWEGGGARIAGRNLRWSILAEFLGFVVWQLWSIVVVQLPAAGFDLSTGEVFWLISMPSLVGATLRFPYTFMVPRFGGRNWTVVSALLLLIPTIALALCVGNPETPFGVLLLVAALAGLGGGNFASSMSNITYFYPQSRKGWALGLNAAGGNLGASVAQLVVPLVITVGAAATLDLPLAGWVWVPLILVAAFGAWRRMDNLSHAKADLTASLAALREPHLWILAFLYVGTFGSFIGFAGVFPKLISDEFPELSTFAVGSATLSLAFLGSLMGSIARPLGGRLADRHGGAAVTMGAFVVMGLAVVAVIATLPLGSFPLFLALFLVLFTASGMGNGATYRMIPAVFALRSGTARAGRGSGDVGTQRKTAAALGLISGLGAYGGFIIPQVLSLSKTETGGYTTGLGGFVVAYAVMLAVTGFVYLRAGGIRRGTDAGARV is encoded by the coding sequence ATGACCGAACTCCTCCCGCCCGCGACCGGGCGCACCGCCCCCGCTCCCGAGCGCCCGACCGCGCCGCCCGCCGTCGACGCGCCCAGCGCCCCCGCGCCCGGGGCCCGCACCGTCGACGCGCACGGTGCGTCCGCCCCCGGCCTCACCTTCCGTGACGGCTCCGTGATCGACGGCTGGGACCCGGAGGACGCCCGCCAGTGGGAGGGCGGCGGCGCGCGCATCGCGGGCCGGAACCTCCGCTGGTCGATCCTCGCCGAGTTCCTCGGCTTCGTCGTCTGGCAGCTGTGGTCGATCGTGGTGGTGCAGCTCCCCGCCGCCGGCTTCGATCTGTCCACGGGCGAGGTGTTCTGGCTCATCTCGATGCCGAGCCTCGTGGGCGCGACGCTCCGCTTCCCCTACACGTTCATGGTCCCGCGCTTCGGCGGCCGCAACTGGACGGTGGTCTCGGCGCTCCTGCTCCTCATCCCGACGATCGCGCTCGCCCTGTGCGTCGGGAACCCGGAGACGCCGTTCGGCGTGCTGCTCCTCGTCGCGGCGCTCGCGGGCCTCGGCGGCGGCAACTTCGCGAGCTCCATGTCGAACATCACCTACTTCTACCCGCAGAGCCGCAAGGGCTGGGCGCTCGGGCTCAACGCCGCGGGCGGCAACCTCGGGGCGTCGGTGGCGCAGCTCGTCGTGCCGCTCGTGATCACGGTGGGCGCGGCGGCGACGCTCGACCTGCCGCTCGCCGGCTGGGTCTGGGTGCCGCTCATCCTCGTCGCGGCGTTCGGCGCGTGGCGGCGGATGGACAACCTGTCGCACGCGAAGGCGGACCTCACGGCGTCGCTCGCGGCCCTCCGGGAGCCGCACCTGTGGATCCTCGCGTTCCTCTACGTCGGCACGTTCGGCTCGTTCATCGGCTTCGCGGGCGTCTTCCCGAAGCTCATCTCGGACGAGTTCCCGGAGCTCTCGACGTTCGCCGTCGGCTCGGCCACGCTGTCGCTCGCGTTCCTCGGCTCGCTGATGGGATCGATCGCCCGGCCCCTCGGCGGCCGCCTCGCGGACCGGCACGGCGGCGCTGCCGTCACCATGGGCGCGTTCGTCGTGATGGGCCTCGCCGTGGTCGCGGTGATCGCCACCCTGCCGCTCGGCAGCTTCCCGCTCTTCCTCGCGCTGTTCCTCGTGCTCTTCACGGCGAGCGGCATGGGCAACGGCGCGACCTACCGCATGATCCCGGCGGTCTTCGCCCTGCGCTCGGGCACGGCGCGCGCCGGCCGCGGCTCGGGCGACGTGGGCACGCAGCGGAAGACCGCGGCGGCGCTCGGGCTCATCTCCGGGCTCGGCGCGTACGGCGGCTTCATCATCCCGCAGGTACTCAGCCTCTCGAAGACCGAGACCGGCGGCTACACGACCGGCCTCGGCGGCTTCGTCGTCGCGTACGCGGTGATGCTCGCGGTGACCGGGTTCGTCTACCTGCGGGCGGGCGGGATCCGCCGCGGGACCGACGCCGGCGCGCGCGTCTGA
- the nirD gene encoding nitrite reductase small subunit NirD has protein sequence MTMTEVAASAPGTTSTGPWLAVCRLDQLEPLWGEAALVGGEQVALLRLPDDSVRAVGHADPATGAFVMARGIVGSRGGRTTIASPLHKDVFDLDTGECLTTPSLRLPVWRSRVRDGVVEVARPAALVAASHGTSDPAGRRAVAALVQAVREARPDLRVADAHVDVQQPDVPAAMDGLDDPDRAVVVVPLLLSAGYHVHVDLAEAAADAAPREVRVTGALGPDPRLAVVLARRLREAGLRDGDRVVLAAAGSSDAGAVADCHAVGALLQAELGREVVTSFISAARPRVPAAVRAEREAHPGSRVVVATYLLAPGYFATLAERAGGDATSAPLLVDGEAPPSELVDIVVELHASAAVPVR, from the coding sequence ATGACCATGACCGAGGTCGCCGCGTCCGCGCCCGGCACGACGTCGACGGGCCCCTGGCTCGCCGTGTGCCGGCTCGACCAGCTGGAGCCGCTGTGGGGCGAGGCCGCGCTCGTCGGCGGGGAGCAGGTCGCGCTCCTCCGCCTGCCCGACGACAGCGTGCGGGCCGTCGGCCACGCGGATCCCGCCACCGGCGCCTTCGTCATGGCCCGCGGCATCGTCGGATCGCGCGGCGGCCGCACCACCATCGCCTCGCCGCTGCACAAGGACGTCTTCGACCTCGACACGGGGGAGTGCCTCACGACGCCGTCGCTGCGCCTGCCGGTGTGGCGGAGCCGCGTGCGCGACGGCGTGGTGGAGGTGGCCCGCCCGGCGGCGCTCGTCGCGGCGTCGCACGGCACCTCGGATCCCGCCGGCCGCCGGGCCGTCGCCGCCCTCGTGCAGGCCGTGCGGGAGGCCCGGCCCGACCTCCGCGTCGCGGACGCGCACGTGGACGTGCAGCAGCCCGACGTGCCCGCCGCCATGGACGGCCTCGACGACCCGGACCGCGCGGTGGTCGTCGTGCCGCTCCTCCTGAGCGCCGGCTACCACGTGCACGTCGACCTCGCCGAGGCCGCCGCGGACGCCGCGCCCCGCGAGGTGCGGGTCACGGGGGCGCTCGGGCCGGATCCGCGCCTCGCCGTCGTCCTCGCCCGCCGCCTCCGCGAGGCCGGCCTCCGGGACGGCGACCGCGTCGTGCTCGCGGCCGCCGGATCCAGCGACGCCGGCGCCGTCGCCGACTGCCACGCGGTGGGCGCCCTGCTGCAGGCGGAGCTCGGCCGCGAGGTCGTCACGTCGTTCATCTCCGCCGCCCGGCCGCGCGTGCCCGCCGCCGTCCGCGCCGAGCGGGAGGCCCACCCCGGATCCCGCGTCGTCGTCGCCACCTACCTCCTCGCCCCCGGCTACTTCGCCACCCTCGCCGAGCGCGCGGGAGGGGACGCCACGAGCGCCCCGCTCCTCGTCGACGGCGAGGCGCCGCCCTCCGAGCTCGTCGACATCGTCGTCGAGCTGCACGCCTCGGCGGCCGTGCCCGTGCGCTGA